A stretch of Stenotrophomonas indicatrix DNA encodes these proteins:
- a CDS encoding cell wall hydrolase yields the protein MKLAWILWLSQLLPQPAADSLCLSTTVYLEARDQTLRGQQAVAEVALRRLDSGLWGDSMCQVVTARKQFAPTIVSPGTQLGNDAAWSEAMDVAFDAERNWALPAGERREIVPGASHFAALAIASPNWRNAYQVATIGDHTFYKVQNLKPRQS from the coding sequence ATGAAACTGGCCTGGATTCTCTGGCTGTCGCAGTTGCTGCCGCAGCCGGCCGCTGATTCATTGTGTTTGAGCACCACCGTTTACCTGGAAGCCCGCGACCAGACCCTGCGTGGCCAGCAGGCCGTGGCCGAGGTCGCCCTGCGTCGCCTCGACAGTGGCCTGTGGGGCGACTCGATGTGCCAGGTGGTGACCGCGCGCAAGCAGTTCGCCCCCACCATCGTCTCCCCCGGCACCCAGCTGGGCAACGATGCGGCGTGGAGTGAGGCGATGGACGTGGCCTTCGACGCCGAGCGCAACTGGGCGCTGCCAGCCGGCGAGCGCCGCGAGATCGTGCCTGGCGCCAGCCACTTCGCTGCGCTGGCCATCGCCAGCCCGAACTGGCGCAACGCCTACCAGGTGGCCACCATCGGCGATCACACCTTCTACAAAGTGCAGAACCTCAAGCCCCGGCAGTCGTAA